A stretch of the Manis pentadactyla isolate mManPen7 chromosome 16, mManPen7.hap1, whole genome shotgun sequence genome encodes the following:
- the LOC118924134 gene encoding class I histocompatibility antigen, Gogo-B*0101 alpha chain-like isoform X3, which yields MTPRALLLLLSGALALTQTWGGSHSLRYFGTAVSRPGRGEPRFVAVGYVDDTQFVRFDSDAASPRMEPRARWVEQEGPEYWDRETRIAKGHEQNFQVGLNNLRSYYNQSEAESHTLQKMCGCDLAPNGSLLRGYFQSAYDGTDYLTLNEDLSSWTAADTSAQIARRKWEVGREAKSQRNYLEGRCVEWLRRYLEIGKETLQRAEPPKRHVSHHPFSDGEVSLRCWALGFYPAEITLTWLRDGDDLTQDTELVETRPSGDGTFQKWAAVVVPSGEEQRYTCHMQHEGLPEPITLRWEPPQPTISLVGLIAGLVLFVVTGTAVAGAVMWRKKRSGGKGGSYAQAASGDSDQGSDVSLTAAKESI from the exons ATGACACCCCGAGCTCTCCTCCTGCTGCTGTCGGGGGCCCTGGCCCTGACCCAGACTTGGGGGG GCTCCCACTCCCTGAGGTATTTCGGTACCGCCGTGTCCCGGCCCGGCCGCGGGGAGCCCCGCTTCGTCGCCGTGGGTTACGTGGACGACACGCAGTTTGTGAGGTTCGACAGCGATGCCGCGAGTCCGAGGATGGAGCCCCGCGCGCGGTGGGTGGAGCAGGAGGGGCCGGAGTATTGGGACCGGGAGACGCGGATCGCCAAGGGTCACGAACAGAATTTCCAAGTGGGGCTGAACAACCTGCGCAGCTACTACAACCAGAGCGAGGCCG AGTCTCACACCCTCCAGAAGATGTGTGGATGCGACCTGGCGCCGAACGGGAGCCTCCTCCGCGGGTATTTCCAGTCAGCCTACGACGGCACCGATTACCTTACCCTGAACGAGGACCTGAGCTCCTGGACCGCGGCGGACACGTCGGCTCAGATCGCCCGGCGCAAGTGGGAGGTGGGCCGTGAAGCGAAGAGTCAAAGGAACTACTTAGAAGGAAGGTGCGTGGAGTGGCTGCGCAGGTACCTGGAGATCGGAAAGGAGACGCTGCAGCGCGCAG aACCCCCCAAAAGACACGTGAGCCACCACCCCTTCTCTGACGGTGAGGTCAGCCTGaggtgctgggccctgggcttCTACCCTGCAGAGATCACCCTGACCTGGCTGCGTGATGGGGACGATCTGACCCAGGACACAGAGCTTGTGGAGACCAGGCCTTCAGGGGACGGAACCTTCCAGAAGTGGGCGGCTGTGGTGGTGCCTTCTGGGGAGGAGCAGAGATACACATGCCACATGCAGCATGAGGGGCTGCCTGAGCCCATCACCCTGAGATGGG agCCACCTCAGCCCACCATCTCCCTCGTGGGCCTCATTGCCGGCCTGGTCCTATTTGTGGTCACTGGAACTGCAGTGGCTGGAGCTGTGATGTGGAGGAAGAAACGCTCAG gaggaaaaggagggagCTATGCTCAGGCTGCAA GTGGGGACAGTGACCAGGGCTCTGATGTGTCTCTCACGGCTGCTAAAG AGAGCATCTGA
- the LOC118924134 gene encoding patr class I histocompatibility antigen, A-2 alpha chain-like isoform X4, with translation MTPRALLLLLSGALALTQTWGGSHSLRYFGTAVSRPGRGEPRFVAVGYVDDTQFVRFDSDAASPRMEPRARWVEQEGPEYWDRETRIAKGHEQNFQVGLNNLRSYYNQSEAESHTLQKMCGCDLAPNGSLLRGYFQSAYDGTDYLTLNEDLSSWTAADTSAQIARRKWEVGREAKSQRNYLEGRCVEWLRRYLEIGKETLQRAEPPKRHVSHHPFSDGEVSLRCWALGFYPAEITLTWLRDGDDLTQDTELVETRPSGDGTFQKWAAVVVPSGEEQRYTCHMQHEGLPEPITLRWEPPQPTISLVGLIAGLVLFVVTGTAVAGAVMWRKKRSGGKGGSYAQAASGDSDQGSDVSLTAAKV, from the exons ATGACACCCCGAGCTCTCCTCCTGCTGCTGTCGGGGGCCCTGGCCCTGACCCAGACTTGGGGGG GCTCCCACTCCCTGAGGTATTTCGGTACCGCCGTGTCCCGGCCCGGCCGCGGGGAGCCCCGCTTCGTCGCCGTGGGTTACGTGGACGACACGCAGTTTGTGAGGTTCGACAGCGATGCCGCGAGTCCGAGGATGGAGCCCCGCGCGCGGTGGGTGGAGCAGGAGGGGCCGGAGTATTGGGACCGGGAGACGCGGATCGCCAAGGGTCACGAACAGAATTTCCAAGTGGGGCTGAACAACCTGCGCAGCTACTACAACCAGAGCGAGGCCG AGTCTCACACCCTCCAGAAGATGTGTGGATGCGACCTGGCGCCGAACGGGAGCCTCCTCCGCGGGTATTTCCAGTCAGCCTACGACGGCACCGATTACCTTACCCTGAACGAGGACCTGAGCTCCTGGACCGCGGCGGACACGTCGGCTCAGATCGCCCGGCGCAAGTGGGAGGTGGGCCGTGAAGCGAAGAGTCAAAGGAACTACTTAGAAGGAAGGTGCGTGGAGTGGCTGCGCAGGTACCTGGAGATCGGAAAGGAGACGCTGCAGCGCGCAG aACCCCCCAAAAGACACGTGAGCCACCACCCCTTCTCTGACGGTGAGGTCAGCCTGaggtgctgggccctgggcttCTACCCTGCAGAGATCACCCTGACCTGGCTGCGTGATGGGGACGATCTGACCCAGGACACAGAGCTTGTGGAGACCAGGCCTTCAGGGGACGGAACCTTCCAGAAGTGGGCGGCTGTGGTGGTGCCTTCTGGGGAGGAGCAGAGATACACATGCCACATGCAGCATGAGGGGCTGCCTGAGCCCATCACCCTGAGATGGG agCCACCTCAGCCCACCATCTCCCTCGTGGGCCTCATTGCCGGCCTGGTCCTATTTGTGGTCACTGGAACTGCAGTGGCTGGAGCTGTGATGTGGAGGAAGAAACGCTCAG gaggaaaaggagggagCTATGCTCAGGCTGCAA GTGGGGACAGTGACCAGGGCTCTGATGTGTCTCTCACGGCTGCTAAAG TGTGA